One region of Agelaius phoeniceus isolate bAgePho1 chromosome W unlocalized genomic scaffold, bAgePho1.hap1 SUPER_W_unloc_1, whole genome shotgun sequence genomic DNA includes:
- the LOC143692361 gene encoding olfactory receptor 14J1-like produces MSNSSSIRHFLLLALADTRQLQLLHFCLLLGISLAALLGNGLIISAVACGHHLHTPMFFFLLNLALADLGSICTTVPKAMHNSLWDTSNISYTACAAQLFFFVFFVSAEYFLLTIMCYDRYMSICKPLHYGTLLGSRACAHMAAAAWASAFLNALMHMANTFSLPLCHGNALGQFFCEIPQILKLSCSKSYLRELQLLVVTASLSFVCFVFMVFSYVQIFRAVLRIPSEQGRHKAFSTCLPHLAVVSLFISTGTFAQLKPPSMSSPSLDLALSVLYSVVPPALNPLIYSLRNQELKAAVWRLMTGCFQEPLK; encoded by the coding sequence atgtccaacagcagctccatcaggcacttcctgctgctggcattggcagacacgcggcagctgcagctcctgcacttctgcctcttgctgggcatctccctggctgccctcctgggcaacggcctcatcatcagcgccgtagcctgcggccaccacctgcacacgcccatgttcttcttcctgctcaacctggccctcgctgacctgggctccatctgcaccactgtccccaaagccatgcacaattccctctgggacaccagcaacatctcctacactgcatgtgctgcacagctctttttctttgtgttcttcgtctcagcagagtatttcctcctgaccatcatgtgctacgaccgctacatgtccatctgcaaacccctgcactacgggaccctcctgggcagcagagcttgtgcccacatggcagcagctgcctgggccagtgcctttctcaatgctctcatgcacatggccaatacattttccctgcccctgtgccatggcaatgccctgggccagttcttctgtgaaatcccacagatcctcaagctctcctgctccaaatcctatctCAGGGAACTTCAGCTTCTTGTAGTTACTGCTAGCTtatcatttgtttgttttgtgttcatggttttctcctatgtgcagatcttcagggctgtgctgaggatcccctctgagcagggacggcacaaagccttttccacctgcctccctcacctggccgtggtctccCTGTTCATCAGCACAGGCACGTTTGCTCagctgaagcccccctccatgtcctccccgtccctggatctggccctgtcagttctgtactcagtggtgcctccagccctgaaccccctcatctacagcctgaggaaccaggagctcaaggctgcagtgtggagactgatgactggatgctttcaggaacCATTAAAATGA